The genome window tctccaCAGTTATTCCATTGGCTGACTACTATATTATTGCTGGGGTGATTTATCAGGCACCTGACTTAGGATCTGTCATTAACTCCAGAGCTGTAAGTGTTCTGTGCACTTGATATATACCAGTTTGTATCTGCTTTTACTTTTGATTGTTCCCCAGGCTGTTTAAAACCCTCCTTCACTGTTTTGAGGGAAGATCTTGTGTAGTATACAGCAACTTAAACCTCACTGGTTAATGAGGTGTGCCTTCgacagtgaaatgaaaaatggtCCAAACAGTAGGATACATTGTGAGGATTAAGGATTAGAATTGCTGAAGTTACAAAATTGGTGGAACAGCATGAGGTTCaaataatcaaaagaaaaattgtatgaCAAATACATATGAAATAGtaattaaatacatatttagtGAAGCTTGCTTTGAAATGTTAGGGTAATgtaatatttctctttaaattggaTACTCAGGTTTGTTTTGCTCTCTTCTGCTCTAGTAAACTATtgcttttgcaatttttttctgtcagttcAGAAAGGGTCCTGTGAGAGTCTGTTAAAGAGATTACATTCTTGGTCCAAACCTACGTATTCCATGTTCCCTTCCTAGAACAAAAATTAATGTAgaatactaattttaaaatccctgctttgaaaaaagaaaatgtactgctttttccatttaaattctGAACACTACCTTATGGTCTTATTCTGAAAGCTCACTGCAGTGCATGGAATTCAGTCTGCTTTTGAAGAAGCTATGTCCTACTGTCGCTATCACCCATCCAAGGGCTACTGGTGGAATTTCAAAGATCAAGAGGAGCGTGGTATGTTTCCTAGCTGTTCCTGTGTACTCTGGGAGAGGGAAGGTAGTGTACGGAAAGCTTGAGGCTGCACAGTGATGGTGTAGAGATGAAGCTGAGCATCTGAAGGGCAAGTTAGTGCTTCCTGTCAGGTAGGAGGAATCTTGCTCATCTGTGCTGGTGGGCGATGGAAATGATGGGCTATTTGTCTACCAAGTGGGCAACTCTTCAATGCACTGGAGACCAAAGTACATTTTCAGAAGCCATACAAGTTTGTTAGGAGGTAAGAATTGTCCTTAATCTgtccttcacaaaaaaaaaatctaaaaaactGATGGAAGAGGGAAAATGTAGGTGAAGTTTTGAGGAGAGATGAATACTGTCTTGTCATACAACAACAATACTAAGAGAACAGAAATTTTGATGCagctttcttttacatttttgttaCTTGCAGAGAAAGCTAAGCCAAAAgccaagaagaaagaagaaccaAGTTCTATTTTCCAAAGGCAACGGGTAGATGCTTTGCTTTTAGACCTAAGGCAAAAGTTTCCACCTAGATTTGTTCAGGTAAGGCACTTGTAAGCGATAGTATTACTGTACCTTCATTAGAACTTAAGGTAAGTAATTTTTGTAAGTACTTGAACGGCTGAAACTTAATAAGAATTTTATGTGCATTCTGCAATGGTATCATGGATTAgataataaatttaaaatggaaGTGTAGGATTCTCCTTTGTTATTGCAGGAATCATTAAGACCTTGGCAAAACTATGAGGGCGAATTTGATTATACAAATTCCTTATCTAATCACAGAGGGTCTGTTCTTGTCAGTTTTcagattttgctgctgtttccagttTCCTACTTTGTGAGCTCAATCAAGTCACAGCAGGTGTCTTATTTTAGTTACTCCATTGTTCTTGAGGCTCACTAATTAGTGTGGAAATTCTTGGCATTCTGTAAAGTTGTTGTGATTACTTCTGATCATTTCTAGTAGCCATTTGTTCCACTAGGTCTTCTGTTTGGGAGCAAAGGAGATTGTTTACAGCATCTCACAAAACTCTTGTCTTGGGAAAGACTGGCTAACTGCATATTTTTTGCTTTAGTTCTTTTCAGTTGTCAGAGGAAAACCTGGATGTTATATAATGTTGATTGCGTTTTGTTTAAAGTATATTCTGTGATCCCTTCTACCCATAATCCTTATGTGTAAGGGCACATTACTTGGTTTATATTCCTAAGTGAATAGTAAGAATGGTTAAGAATTACGTCTTTGATTTTGctgatgtgttttatttttttttccttcctctcttgcAGCAAAAACCTGGAGAAAAACCCATCCCAGGTAAAATTCTAATAGTCTCACAAGACTTAAAAAATAGACTCCATATAGCAGTCTTCCAGTTGCCATATAAAGTCCTTGCTGATTCTGCTCTGGTGGTTAGTAATTCTGGCATTGTCTAATGCTAGGAAGTACTAGGTAAGAGCAGAATGCTAAGTAAGAGTTTTCTGTGGCAGCCGGagtgaaactgaaaaatgtttattctaCTTTTGCCCTTTCTGTCTGTAAAACTGTATTGCCTGAAGATCTAAATGCAGGAAATGGTCTTTGAAAGCAAGAGCAGGGTAAAAGGGTGAATGAGGGAACAGTTTAGTCAGTCCAGCATCTTAGTGATTTTGTATGGCACTACAAGCTCAAGAAAACATGTAAAGGCTTTGAGTTGATTGTAAGCAACctcaaaacaggaaaagcatGAACTGTATCTCTTCAATCTATTCCACTTTTCTTACCCATATAGGTATGAATTTAGTCCTTTATACCGTTAGTCCTTATACCTTTGAAATTAGTTTTGCCCCTTTGATGTCAACAGTATTTGCAAAGTACTCTGAGTAGTATTTTAGGAATAAAAATTGGAGGTTTAACTTTCTTTTGCTGTTACTTCTTAAGTGGACCAGATAAAGAAGGAACCAGAACCAGTCCCTGAAGCTGTCaagccagaagaaaaagagactgTAAAGAATGCTCAGCAGAGTGCTGGCACTAAAGGACCACCGGAAAAACGGACAAGACTTCAGTGAAGGGAGAGGCTGTTACACCTCTGGATTAGTCATTACCTGGAAAACAGGAGAATTCCTGCTCCCCTTTCTTTATATTCAAGCTCTTCAACTGAGGACTGGCAATTCAGGGACTTAAGTCTCTGTAGCAGCTTTTTCTGTAGAAACCTGTTATACAAATGATAGGATGTGACCAGCCtcaaaaaaaggtgttttcagtcttcatttattttgaatgtTGGCTTCTGGGAATGTTTTTTACATGGACATACTTTGCAGCTTCCTGAAATCTTTACAAACTCTTGTATCctcactctctgggcccggccatccaaccagttttccacccaggagagtgtgcgcctgtccaggccagaggctgacagtttctcaagcagaatgctgtgagaaactgtcaaaggctttactgaattccaggaagaccacatccacagcctttccgtcatccagcagccgagtcactttgtcatagaaggcgatcaggttagtttggcaagacctgccttttgtgaacccatgttcactgggcctgatcacctggttctcttgcatgtgcttcatgatagcactcaagatcacctgctccatgactttccctggcactgaggtcagactgacaggcctgtagtttcctgggtcctccctgcgacccttcttgtagatgggcacaacatcagccagcctccagtccagtgggacttccccagccaaccaggactgttggaagatgatggaaaggggtttggatGAAtaccttggatgaatcccatctggccccataggcttgtgggtgtccagtcgggctagcaagtctctgaccacctcctcttggatcatgggagcctcattttgctcctctagctcctgggtttgtacacagagggaacaactttctttacaattgaAGGctaaggcaaagaaggcattaagtacctcagccttttcctcatcccctgtcactgttgttccttctgcgtccaatagggactgtatggtctccctagtcctccttttattatttatatatttatagaaggattttttgttatctttcacagactttgccaatctgatttctagctgagccttagcccttctgattttttctctacacaatctcacttccctcctgtagtccacccaagaggcctgtcgcctcttccagagcccataaacatttctcttcttcttgatatcactcactatctctctgttcaaccaagctggttttctcccctgccggctttttttccggaacatggggatggctttctcctgagctgctaggatttcctttttgaagagctcccagccctcatgggctcccttgcccttgagtactgtctcccatgagactttgccaaccagccttctgaagagttcagagtctgccctctggaaatttaatgctactgtcctactaaccaccctcttcacttcacctagaacagaaaaccctatcatcttatgatcacttagtcctaggcgtccacctactgccacatcccccacaaggccttctctgttcacaaacagcaggtccaggagggcaccctcccttgttggttcatttaccagctgtgcaaggaagttgtcttccatgcacttcaggaacctcctggactgcttcctttctgctctattgtacttccagcagatatcaggaagattgaaatctcccacaagaatgagggGCATTGattagagattaaccccagctgtttatagaagagctcatcagctgcttctccttggctgggtggtctgtaacagactcccatcacaaaatctaccttctggtgggctcctctgattttaacccacaggcactcaacctcctcatcaccacaatccatctcaatggagtccaagtcctcccttacaaagagggctaccccacctcctctcctacccttcctatcctgcctgaagagtttgtaccccaccatagctgcactccagttatatgagtcgtcccaccacatttccgtgatggcaatgacatcataggctccttgccctatgacagcttccagctcttccttcttattccccatgctgcatgcattggtgtaaatgcacttcagctgagctgccaagccttcagccctcttagagggaacagagttcattcccaattgcctggtaactggagtagctagctccagagtgcctgtatctcccttagcaccctcaggtgtgttctcccccactttctgtgtggtgaggtactggtggtcctcaccagcacaccctctctgaatcaccattgccccatgtccaggctcattcctgtctagcctgggctcaacctcctcccccttcacatctagtttaaagctcgatttatgagct of Phaenicophaeus curvirostris isolate KB17595 chromosome 5, BPBGC_Pcur_1.0, whole genome shotgun sequence contains these proteins:
- the MED6 gene encoding mediator of RNA polymerase II transcription subunit 6 → MAAVDIRDNLLGISWVDSSWIPILNNGSVLDYFSERSNPFYDRTCNNEVVKMQRMTLDHLNQMVGVEYILLHAQEPILFIIRKQQRQSPTQVIPLADYYIIAGVIYQAPDLGSVINSRALTAVHGIQSAFEEAMSYCRYHPSKGYWWNFKDQEEREKAKPKAKKKEEPSSIFQRQRVDALLLDLRQKFPPRFVQQKPGEKPIPVDQIKKEPEPVPEAVKPEEKETVKNAQQSAGTKGPPEKRTRLQ